The Alosa sapidissima isolate fAloSap1 chromosome 8, fAloSap1.pri, whole genome shotgun sequence genome segment tgtgtgtgtgtgtgtgtgtgtgtgtgtgtgtgtgtgtgtgtgtgtgtgtgtgggtgtgaagaAGGCCAAGGCAGCCGAGACCAAggcagcggtgtgtgtgtgtgtgtgtgagtgtgtgtgtgtgtgtgtgtgtgtgtgtgtgtgtgtgtgtgtggtgtgaagaAGGCCAAGGCAGCCGAGACCAAGGcagcggtatgtgtgtgtgtgtgtgtgtgagtgtgtgtgtgtgtgtgtgtgtgtgtgtgtgtgtgtgtgtgtgtgtgtgggtgtgaagaAGGCCAAGGCAGCCGAGACCAAGGcagcggtatgtgtgtgtgtgtgtgtgtgtgtgtgtgtgtgtgtgtgtgtgtgtgtgtgtgtgtgtgtgtgtgtgtgtgtgtgggtgtgaagaAGGCCAAGGCAGCCGAGACCAAggcagcggtgtgtgtgtgtgtgtgtgtgtgtgtgtgtgtgtgtgtgtgtgtgtgtgtgtgtgtgtgtgtgtgtgtgtgtgtgtgtgggtgtgaagaAGGCCAAGGCAGCCGAGACCAAGGcagcggtatgtgtgtgtgtgtgtgtgtgagtgtgtgtgtgtgtgtgtgtgtgtgtgtgtgtgtgtgtgtgtgtgtgtgggtgtgaagaAGGCCAAGGCAGCCGAGACCAAGGcagcggtatgtgtgtgtgtgtgtgtgtgtgtgtgtgtgtgtgtgtgtgtgtgtgtgtgtgtgtgtgtgggtgtgaagaAGGCCAAGGCAGCCGAGACCAAggcagcggtgtgtgtgtgtgtgtgtgtgtgtgtgtgtgtgtgtgtgtgtgtgtgtgtgtgtgtgtgtgtgtgtgggtgtgaagaAGGCCAAGGCAGCCGAGACCAAGGcagcggtatgtgtgtgtgtgtgtgtgtgtgtgtgtgtgtgtgtgtgtgtgtgtgtgtgggtgtgggtgtgaagAAGGCCAAGGCAGCCGAGACCAAggcagcggtgtgtgtgtgtgtgtgtgtgtgtgtgtgtgtgtgtgtgtgtgggtgtgggtgtgggtgtgtgtgtgtgtgtgtgtgtgtgtgtgtgtgtgtgtgtgtgtgaagaaggcCAAGGCAGCCGAGACCAAGGcagcggtatgtgtgtgtgtgtgtgtgtgtgtgggtgtgtgtgtgtgtgtgtgtgtgtgtgtgtgtgtgtgtgtgtgtgtgtgtgtgaagaaggcCAAGGCAGCCGAGACCAAGGcagcggtatgtgtgtgtgtgtgtgagtgggtgtgtgtgtgtgtgtgtgtgtgtgtgtgtgtgaagaaggcCAAGGCAGCCGAGACCAAGgcagctgtatgtgtgtgtgtgtgtgtgtgtgtgtgtgtgtgtgtgtgtgtgtgtgggtgtgtgtgtgtgtgtgtgtgtgtgtgtgtgtgtgggtgtgtgggtgtgtgtgtgtgtgtgtgtgtgtgaagaagtcCAAGGCAGCCGAGACCAAGGCagcggtgtgtgtgggtgtgtgtgtgtgtgtgtgtgtgggtgtgggtttgtgtgtgtgtgtgaagaaggcCAAGGCAGCCGAGACCAAGgcagcagtatgtgtgtgtgtgtgtgtgtgtgggtgtgtgtgtgtgtgtgtgtgtgtgtgtgaagaaggcCAAGACAGCCGAGACCAAggcagcggtgtgtgtgtgtgtgtgtgtatgtttattgggttgaagaacATTGGTTCAAAATACTTCATAGGTGTGTATCTTTGTAGTTAAAAAATGCTGCTAAATACTTTTGCCGATGTGATGacagcctctgactggtgctgatttgtccagagttgttgtgatcagaatattgagattcaggaagatgatccaacctcaagtttcttgagaactttaatcatccaatcagaacacatggaactggTCATGTGGTTGCGCTGCAACTGGGACGTCATGTTGCCGGGCAACCACATATCAACCTTGATGTCATAGTTATGCCTCTTGGCATcaatataacaccatttagTGCTTACACTGTACCCagttggttaaaaaaaaaaacaactaaaagtatttaggctagcctatgagaTGTAGcaggcaggtcagcatagttGATCTGTTTGTAGGTTTATGGCATGTCTCATAGGCAGAGAAAAACTGTTGAAAGAATAGATTAAAGGAACATCTCCCCCTGAGTTAGAGAagatgatacatacccttctcatctCTGTGCGTGCAGTAACTCCGTCTGATGCACCCACCGTTTCCCACATGTACATGGGAAAATGTGCTTCTTCAGTGAGTTCTTTTGTCACTTTTGGGTGTTATAGGCTAGTTGGAACTGTCCACCTCAATTAACTATGCTAAGCTATGCTAACAGTGGGTGCTTCAGGCTGAGTTACTTCATGCAGAGATGAGAAGGGTACAGtatgtatcatcttatctaactctggggggTGGGCTgtgaataagctaatttcctAAAATGTGATGTGTTCCTttaaatagacagatatggaagGTGTGCAAAGGAATACTCCCTTTAAAGTATTTTTAGTTTTTTcaaaatataaaatacagtattttattttgatacatggcgTGGGTACTGTATTTTGTAGGTTATTTTGATACACTTTTGGATAtcatattttaaaatacatcaaaatgtatgtgtgtgtgtgtgtgtgtgtgtctgtgtgagcgaGCGTGATCAGGTCAGCCTAATGGGGATCTCAATGGACTTCAGATTTAGACTACTAGACCTTAGTTTAGTAGGGTTTTGGATGTCAAActttgtattagtgtgtgttggtgtgtcagCAGTTGTGATGTGTTAACATGTGTTTCTGATCTAACTTTCGCAGTGTGAAGGAGAAGTGAGTATCATTGTACACTTTACTTAATATCACTCATAGAGTTTGAGGTCTGTTTCCCACCCTAAGGGGATAGCGTTGTTTCCCACCCTAAGGGGATAGCGTTGTTTCCCACCCTAAGGGGATAGCGTTGTTTCCCTGAATGCTCTACACTTTGCATTTGCATGCCAAAGAGGTGAAGTCATCCCCCAGCTCGAACTACATTATTATAAATCATGTCATGCCATTGAAGACATCAGTCACAGATTCCTTTAAACACAGATTCCTAAATGCTCTGCATAGCAACAAAGTATTTGGAACAGATTCTGGCTTCTAGAACACTGCTGCTGCATTTGTTGCCTCGTTTCCAAGGTGACGAGCTGAATCTAATTTTCAAATTTGTTTGGCTGCCTCGTGTCAATAGTGGTAGGGTTAATACAATCAGCTGACCTGATCATGTGACCAACTAAAAAAGCCATTAAGAATGCTATTGATCCTCCTCAAAGATTTAGAAGACGGTCACTTCATGTTGCCTTGGGAACCAGAGGTCATTTCCACGACTGGGGCGGTCGGTTTAATAACAGATTCCTCAAAAAAGGATCAAACATTTTGACCCCACCACTTTGGAAGAAGAGTGCAGGCAGGGGGGGTGTCGATATTTGGCTCGACAGCTCTGTCAGCACTTTTAGAATCTTCTAGACATGACATGATGACACGTTCCTCTTTCCTCTTTTGGTTAATCTTACTTCTGCATAAATCTCAGCTCTAAAATCACACCTGATGGTCTCTTTCTTTCAACTCTCTGAGATGAAACTAAGagcatttgtattttttattttgatcaTGCCCTGTCTTTGAGTTGAAGTGTGAGGTTCGTTTCAGTTGCTACTTGAGATGCACGACACACAGCAGCTCTCTCAGTCACATGATTTTCTGACCATGATGTGTGGACCAAGCCTGCCGTCATCCAGCCACAAACATGAGAAAGTGATATAACTCCTGCCATACACTTCCTGCCTCTGTGTATTTACTAAGCTAAAAACTCATGTcactgaaaagtgtgtgtgtgtctgagagagagagagagagtatgtgtgtgtatgggtttgggggggtgtgtgtgtgtgtgtgtgtgtgtgtgtgtgtgtgtgtgcgcgtatgtgagagagagagagagtatgtgtgtgtgtgtgtatgggtttgggggtgtgtgtgtgtgtgtgtgtgtgtgtgtgtgtgtgtgtgtgtgtgtgtgtgtgtgtgtgtgtgtgtgtgtgtgcgcgcgcgtatgtgagagagagagagagtatgtgtgtgtatgggtttgggtgtgtgtgtgtgtgcgcgtatgtgagagagagagagcgcttctGAATGAGCCGGACATGATCCACACCCACTCAGCGCAGACTCGTGACTCTACTTCTCCTCATGGAGCAGCCATATCCACCTAATGTGCCACAGCAGGATTTatatcacagacagacagacagcgcaTTCCCCCCAGCCCTGAGCTCTGAGCAGACCGTCACTGGGATTATCCTACTTTAGTTACACATCATCACTTTAAATGATCTCAAGAGTTTCAAATCAGAATAAAAATGGTCTGACTGTGGGGAGTTATTGATTCGGCTGGGCTTCGTATTCCGCAATTGGAGTCTGATAGTGATGTTATACTGATTAGAGTTTAGCAGTAGGAATCTGATAGTAATGTTATACGTTAATGGTTAGCAGTAGGAATCTGATCATGTTATACAGACTGCTGTGTGCACTGGAGGTTTAGGTGTTTAGGTGGCTGTGTGCACTGGAGGTTTAGGTGTTTAGGTGGCTGTGTGCACTGGAGGTTTAGGTGTTTAGACTGCTGTGTGCACTGGAGGTTTAGACTGCAGCGTTGGAGGTTTAGGTTCCTCTAGAAATGGCGTGTTGGCTCTCTGCTTGCAGGCTGTTCCAGACTTCCAGGAGACCAGACCGCGCAATTATGTTCTGTCTGCCAGTGCATCAGCggtaagcaacacacacacacacacacacacacacacacacacacacacacacacacacacacacacacacagtgactcgTATGGATGCATGAGACGCACCCTACTGACCTCCTTCATCCTGGACTCTGACTCATACTCACagctctttcactctgtctctctctctctcacacacactctgtctctcacacacacacactctgtctctctctcacacacacacacacacactctgtctctctctcacacacactctgtctctctcacacactgtctctctcacacacaatttgtctatctctcacacacacacacactctgtctctctcacacactgtctctctcacacacactctgtctctctctcacacccacacacactctgtctctctctcacacactgtctctctctcacactctgtctctctctcacacacacactcacacacacactctgtctctctctctcacacacactctgtctctctctcacacacactctgtctctctctcacacacacacactctgtctctctctcacacacacacacactctgtctctctctcacacactgtctctctcacacacactctgtctctctctcacacccacacacactctgtctctctctcacacacacacactctgtctcactctcacacacactctgtctctgtctctctctcacacacactctgtctctctctctcacacacactcacacacactctgtctctctctctcacacacactctgtgtctctctcacacacacacacacacacactctgtctctctctcacacactgtctctctcacacacactctgtctctctctcacacccacacacactctgtctctctctcacacacacacactctgtctctctctcacacacactctgtctctctctcacacccacacacactctgtctctctctcacacacacacactctgtctctctctcacacacactctgtctctctctcacacacacacactctgtctctctctctcacacacacactctgtctctctctcacacacacacactctgtctctctctcacacacacacactcttgattTGTATTATTCTTATAGTAGGGTACCTGCTGTCCTACTTACTgtagattctctctctccctgttttacacacacacacacacacacacacacacacacacacacacacacacacacacacacttgcatctcTTGTATGGTAGGGCTCCTACAGTACATGTAGTCTTTTCTCTCACTATCTTGgtctccccctccacacacacacacacacacacacacacacacacacacacgtgtgctcaTTGAAATACTCTCTGTCCTTCCACATTCCACAGGACATTCCATATCTGATTGCATGACAACTAGCACTTTTGTTTGCTGGAATTTGTTTGCCtccaaaatatgtgtgtgtaagtgtgtgtgtgtgtgtgtgtgtgtttgtgtgtgtttgagtgtgtctcAGTGGGCAGAGGTCATTGTTTTTTGATGTCACCAGTTTTTTACTGTGAGAATGACTGTGGTGACCAGAGGCCTAGTAGCCCAGTGTCCAGTGGCTAATAGTGAATGGGCCTATTTTTGACCTCAGTCAtgtgaccctgtgtgtgtgtgtgtgtgtgtgtttacttgtgtgtgtctgcttgtaaacacacacacacacagggtcgcttgtatgtgtgtggccatGTGGAGCTCAATAGACAGACAGCACTCTGTCTTTCCCTGCGCCATGGACACCACGTGgcaacacactcatacatgctgtgtgtgtgtgtgtgtataagtataaatactcttttgatcccgtgagggaaatttggtctctgcatttatcccaattcgttcattagtgaaacacactcatcacacaacacacccatcacacagtgtacacacagtgaggtgaagcacacactaatcccggcacagtgagctgcctgcaacagcggcgctcggggagcagtgaggggttaggtgccttgctcaagggcacttcagccgtgcctactggtcggggttcgaaccagcaaccctccggttacaagtccgaagcgctaaccagtaggccacggctgtgtatgtgtatgtgttgtgttgtgttgtgttgtgttgtgttgtgttgtgttgtgttgtgttgtgttgtgttgtgttgtgttgtgttgtgttgtgttgtgttgtgttgtgtgtgtctgagtgcttctgtgtgcttctgtgtcctTGTGTTTTAGTGGAGTGTATTTATGATGCAACTCCTACGTGGTTGGAGGATAATACAAGGATAGATAATTGTCATACAAGATGAGTGCTGAACCTTTTTCTACAGTCATTGGtcatacatgcgtgtgtgtgtgtggtttggggtcctgctggttggtgtgtgtgtgtgtgtgtgtgtgtgtggtttggggtCCTGCtggttggcgtgtgtgtgtgtgtgtgtgtgtggtttggggtCCTGCTGggtggcgtgcgtgtgtgtgtgtgtgtggtttggggtCCTGCTGGGtggcgtgtgtgttttgtcatttGTCACTTGAGTattcctgtgtgctgtgttgttgtAAAAGTGCTGAAGAGGAGTGTTTCTGTATTAGTATTGgtgtctctgtgtttctgtATTAGTATTGgtgtctctgtgtttctgtATTAGTATTGgtgtctctgtgtttctgtATTAGTAttggtgtctctgtgtgtctgtgctggccCCAGGTATTAGTAttggtgtctctgtgtgtctgtgctggccCCAGGTATTAGTAttggtgtctctgtgtgtctgtgctggccCCAGGTGACGAGGAGCGGTTGAACATGGCCTTGTGTCTGGACTGGCGATGGACACAAGTGGTTTCATCAGTCTGTTTCGTGTGAATGTGCTAAACCCTTTGTTTTGGCTGTAAATAATGCATGATGCCCTTGCATAATACTGGCTCCATTGTGCTGTCACTGTAGTGTAGTGGCCGTGGTTGGCCCCTCTGTGGTGTCATCAGTGTCCCTCATAGAGCACAGCTGCTGCATATACAGCTCTGGGAACAATGAAGaggccactgcacatttttctgatgtcattctaaggttgctgagtgacattcgagtgagttgacggtcatattcaaaattaagagatcACTGCAGCTTTGAAAATGACTGTCAACTCCttcaaatgtcactcagcaattgtaggatgacatcagaaaaatgtgcagaggtctcttcattttttccaaAGCTGTATGTGTTCACTTGACCTCTGTTTTGTCACAATAACACATTATTGGTATTCTACTGTGATGACTGTAATATTCTAACCTGAGAACACCTTTACTAATTTTTATGTTATcggaatgtgtttgtttttgtgtgtataaccattgtgacatcataaagAATGCATAGTAATCCATTATGATGTTGTCCTTAGTGAATGTTTGTCTCCATTGTGACATCAGaatgtgtctctctttcccttcccgTGCGGCCATGGGCTCTCTCAGCTGTGGACTGAGGAGGTGGACAAAGTGAGTACGACATGACCCCCAGGGACACCTTGGGACATATTTCAGTGAGATGGAAAGGGTATGGCAAGTGAAGTGGGACAGGTTTAGTAGGATTTTTGTCGAGTCATTttgctctgtctctgtcccagGCCGAGCATGAGCTACGTGTGGCCCAGACGGAGTTTGACAGACAAGCGGAGGTGACACGCCTCCTGCTGGAGGGAATCAGTAGTACACATGTGAGTTTGGAACACAGCACACCTGCCTCACTGAGTACAAACTGTTTCAAACCGTTACTCTTTTGAAGACCTGTTTCTTCTTATATaaatattttgttatttttatattatatctATATTTTCTATTATATTTGTTATGTTTTGGGACCCTTTTGTATATGCTCCCTTGGTATCATGCCCATTGCATTAGTGTTGATGGCACCTTGCTCTACCAGTGGACCAACAGGGGAGATACTCTGACACCTGAACTCACAGAATGGGTTGAGTAGTGGTGTATATTTCAGTGTGTCCCTGTAGGAGTTACATTTTTCTGCTCTGCATGTCTGGTCTGTCAGGTGAACCACCTGCGCTGCTTGCATGAGTTTGTGGAGGCCCAGACGGCCTACTACAACCAGTGCCACCGCGTCATGCAGGACCTGCAGAAGGAGCTGGGCAGGTAGGacacccccccccttcctccccccGGTTCCCCTCCCCCCCCGGTTCCCTTCTGACGTACGTGACTTCTGACTCTGCTTCTTAtgcacccccccgccccccccactCTTCCACCTGCACACCGCCCAGACTAACACCAACCGATTCCAACAGCAGTCCAGCACCTTAGCTTGGCAAGTCAGGCAGGTCAGCCTGCGGTGTTTCTTCAGCGTCATGTCTGGATGTCCTTCTTTATTCTCCAACAGTTAAGCTTATCTACTGAATAATGAATAGTTTGGGCTGTTAAATCTTCATGAATCTTTTAGCATTGCACATCTATTAGGAGTATGCTCGGCCTCCTTATCCAAAATGTGTTACCTGTAAACTGTGACTCCCTAGAGATTGGGTGATGTGTTACCTGTAAGCTGTGACTCCCTAGAGATTGGGTGATGTGTTACCTGTAAGCTGTGACTCCCTAGAGATTGGGTGATGTGTTACCTGTAAGCTGTGACTCCCTAGAGATTGGGTGATGTGTTACCTGTAAGCTGTGACTCCCTAGAGATTGGGTGATGTGTTACCTGTAAGCTGTGACTCCCTAGAGATTGGGTGATGTGTTACCTGTAAGCTGTGACTCCCTAGAGATTGGGTGATGTGTTACCTGTAAGCTGTGACTCCCTAGAGATTGGGTGATGTGTTACCTGTAAGCTGTGACTCCCTAGAGATTGGGTGATGTGTTTTTCTTTGACTCCTTTCTACTCACTCAGTAACCCTGATGGCAGCTGGCTTTGGAACTAATTAAAGTCCTGTTCTGGCCCTGATCTAGCCTTGATTTAGCCCTGATCTGTCCCTGATCTAGCCTTGATttagccctgatgtggccctgatctaGCCTTGTttagccctgatgtggccctgatctaGCCTTGATttagccctgatgtggccctgatgtggccctgatccaGCCTTGATTTAGCCTTGATttagccctgatgtggccctgatttAGCCTTGATTTAGCCCTGATCTgtccctgatgtggccctgatctaGCCTTGATTTAGCCCTGATCTGTCCCTGACATTGACTGGACTCGTTCCAGAGTGAGCTGCTATGCGACTTCCCTAACTGTGCGTGTGACTCCCTGTGACCTTCCTAACTGTGCACGTGACTCCCTGTGACCTTCCTAACTGTGCACGTGACTCCCTGTGACCTTCCTAACTGTGCACGTGACTCCCTGCGACATTCCTAACTGGGTGTGTGACTTCCTGTGACCTTTGTAAATGTGCGTCTGACTCCCTGCGACATTCCTAACTGTGCGTGTGACCTCCTGTGACCATCCTAACTGTGCGTATGACTCCCTGCGACATTCCTAACTGGGTGTGTGACTTCCTGTGACCTTCGTAACTGTGCGTGTTACTCCCTGCGACATTCCTAACTGTGCGTGTGACCTCCTGTGACCATCCTAACTGTGCGCGTGACTCCCTGCGACATTCCTAACTGTGCGCTTGACCTCCTGTGACCTCCCTTACTGTGTCCATGTCTGCTTCTTACCTCCCTAACTTTGCTCTCAAATTCCTCCCCTGCTCATAGCTCTCATGCGGATGCGTAAGTACTGTATGCCAGAAACCCCATTTTTGGTCTtgcattttttcacaaaaggcaAATCCAAGCTGCTAACTGGATAAAAACAcaggcatcatcatcatcaacaaaatCATCTTTATCATCAGAACAACAGAACAGGACACTTTTCATTCACTCTTAAGATCCTGATATAGAAAGCTACAGTAGATAGAAATCATCAGTGATAAACATAATTACCAATTGCTGTTATTGTTTTCAATCAAATTCCAATATAAAATGTCAAAGCAAAACCTATATAGTGCAGCTGTAACTTATTTCACCATTTATTCCCCAGATttcttacatttacattttacatttacatttaaaatttACATTTCTCATCAGCAGAACCTCTGTTCAGCAGCTTtaacatatatttatttattttatctaaggtttatttgacaacatatttatttattttatctgaggtttatttgacaacatatttatttattttatctaaggtttatttgacaacatttatttattttatctaaggtttatttgacaacatatttatttttttagctaaggtttatttgacaacatatttatttattttatctaaggTTTATTTGACATGGACATTGCACATTAATAAACTAATTGTAAATGTGGCCGAATTGTTTTTTTATATCTGTTGTCCGAGGTGAGATGCACCTGAAAGAAAAGAGTAAGAGAAACATTTGTAGATTGGTTTAAATGTTTCTAGATCTGGGTGAGCACAGTCAGAAAAAATAGACTTCCATATTGCTTCACTGAAGCCTCACACTTACATGATAGCCATGAGGGAAAGAAATATACATCATGGTACAAGCAAACGGAAAAGAATAAAGAGGAAGACTAATGGAGTGATTGGACGGTCCACTCTCTCCTCAGGTTCTCCAGCTCCTTCGGGAGGAACCCTGGCTCCTCCCCGGACCCAGTGGCATCTGCGTCCAGTCCCACGGCGTCGGAGACAGACGTGCTCCAGATCGAGGAGGTCCAGCCGCCGGCCAGTGGCACACGCAAGGCCAAGGTGCTGTACGACTACGACGCCGCCGACACCAGCGAGATGTCCCTGCTGGCCGATGAGGTGACACACCCCCTACTCCTCAGATTTTTCATCGACTCACATATAATTTTATTTACATGactttttaaaaaagtaataatatatatatacacattacTTTTAGTTGAATGACTTAGTCGAGTGGTGAGTGAGAGCTCAATACAGGTGCATGGGAAGTATCAGCCCACTAAGTCCTAACAGGATGTagttttttaaatgtaaataaaagtgaATAATATTGAGGCTTTAGGTCCTTGTGTAGTTTTGCAATGTAAACAAAGATTGTTTGAGTACATAAAGATTGTTTTTGTAAATAaagattgtttgtgtacatAAAGACTGTTTTTGTAAATAAAGATGGTTTGCGTACATAAAGATTGTTTTGGTAAATAAAGATTGTTTTTGTAAATAAAGATTGTTTGCGTACATAAAGATTGTTTTGGTAAATAAAGCTTGTTTGCGTACATAAAGATTGTTTTGGTAAAAAGCTTGTTTGCTCTCTGCTGTGTTCCAGCTCATCACAGTGTACACGGTGCCAGGCATggactctgattggctggttggAGAGAGGGGAAACCAGAAAGGGAAAGTGCCCGTCACGTACCTTGAACTGCTGAGCTAAGAGGTTAAAGGTCATCAGCtatctacgcacacacacacacgtcatactcacacaaacattcacacacacacacatatgcacacacacagacgcatgcatgcattcggacacacacgcacacagagacacacacacacacacacacacacacacacacacacacacacacacacactacacaaatcACAAATTTATTTGAGTACACTTTTACAGACTATTTAAGAAGTACATAGTCcattgacacacgcacacacacacacacacgcacacacacacatgcgcacacccatacacacacacacacacacacatacacatacatgcttacaaacacacacatacacacttgcacacacacgcatactcacacactccatGTTGACCTCTAATGAAGAATTGTCAGGTCAAATGAAGCCAAGCCAAGCGAACCCTGAGAGTTTACATTCTGCACTGAGAGCCCTGCAGCTTCCTCATGGGTCTCAGCGCTCCCCAGTCATGGGTCTCAGCGCTCCCCAGTCATGGGTCTCAGTGCTCAACTCATGGGTCTCAGCGCTCAACTCATGGGTCTCAGCGCTCAACTCATGGGTCTCAGCGCTCAACTCATGGGTCTCAGCGCTCCCCAGTCATGGGTCTCAGCGCTCAACTCATGGGTCTCAGCGCTCCCCAGTCATGGGTCTCAGCGCTCAACTCATGGGCCTCAGCGCTCCCCAGTCATGGGTCTCAGCGCTCAACTCATGGGTCTCAGCGCTCCCCAGTCATGGGTCTCAGCGCTCAACTCATGGGTCTCAGCACTCAACTCATGGGTCTCAGCGCTCCCCAGTCATGGGTCTCAGCGCTCAACTCATGGGTCTCAGCGCTCAACTCATGGGTCTCAGCACTCAACATGTTTCTATTTCCACGTGCGGAGCTACAGCTGGTGCCATCTTGCTTTATATGTGCCACCCGTTTATTTAACACCACACGCACAATATGTGTCACCAACCCCTGTTTCTTAGTGTCACTAGGATTATTCTGGACCCtccattacatacacacacacacacaggcatatgtacacacacacgtgcacacacacacacacacgcacatatacacaatcacacacacgcacgcacacacacacacacacacacacacaaagtttcttctccttaatatttttttcctctgaTTCTGACAGCATGCATTAAAAAGCTGACATACAGTTGATATACAACAACTGAGAGAAAACCAAATAAACATCCCAAGAACACTACCAAGAATACTCGTCTGCCTAATCAGTGGACGGACTGCATGACTGGCCACTGCTGCCCTCAGTAGCGGTAGCGTCCGCGGCTAGCTCATGTCCTTCCTGTCCCTGCTCCGTGCCTCTCACAAACACTTCCTGTGTCCCTCAGATGCCTCATGCCAGCTCAGCAGTAgggaaggtcaaaggtcagtgtTCAATGACGCATGACCTTCCTCTCCTACTGTTTGCTGACACAtgacattctccctctctctttctctccctctctttctctc includes the following:
- the sh3glb2a gene encoding endophilin-B2a isoform X3, with product MDFSVKKLASDAGVFFSRAVQFTQENLGQAEKTELDAHFENLLARADCTKNWTEKIFRQTEYLLQPNPIDHTGARIEEFLYEKLDRKVPSRPTNAELLGQYMLEAAKDFGPGTPYGSTLIKVGECQQRLGGAEREFLQTSAISFLTPLRNFLEGDWRTISKERRLLENRRLDLDACKARVKKAKAAETKAAAVPDFQETRPRNYVLSASASANVSLFPFPCGHGLSQLWTEEVDKAEHELRVAQTEFDRQAEVTRLLLEGISSTHVNHLRCLHEFVEAQTAYYNQCHRVMQDLQKELGSSHADAFSSSFGRNPGSSPDPVASASSPTASETDVLQIEEVQPPASGTRKAKVLYDYDAADTSEMSLLADELITVYTVPGMDSDWLVGERGNQKGKVPVTYLELLS
- the sh3glb2a gene encoding endophilin-B2a isoform X5, giving the protein MDFSVKKLASDAGVFFSRAVQFTQENLGQAEKTELDAHFENLLARADCTKNWTEKIFRQTEYLLQPNPSARIEEFLYEKLDRKVPSRPTNAELLGQYMLEAAKDFGPGTPYGSTLIKVGECQQRLGGAEREFLQTSAISFLTPLRNFLEGDWRTISKERRLLENRRLDLDACKARVKKAKAAETKAAAVPDFQETRPRNYVLSASASANVSLFPFPCGHGLSQLWTEEVDKAEHELRVAQTEFDRQAEVTRLLLEGISSTHVNHLRCLHEFVEAQTAYYNQCHRVMQDLQKELGSSHADAFSSSFGRNPGSSPDPVASASSPTASETDVLQIEEVQPPASGTRKAKVLYDYDAADTSEMSLLADELITVYTVPGMDSDWLVGERGNQKGKVPVTYLELLS
- the sh3glb2a gene encoding endophilin-B2a isoform X8, whose product is MDFSVKKLASDAGVFFSRAVQFTQENLGQAEKTELDAHFENLLARADCTKNWTEKIFRQTEYLLQPNPIDHTGARIEEFLYEKLDRKVPSRPTNAELLGQYMLEAAKDFGPGTPYGSTLIKVGECQQRLGGAEREFLQTSAISFLTPLRNFLEGDWRTISKERRLLENRRLDLDACKARVKKAKAAETKAAAVPDFQETRPRNYVLSASASALWTEEVDKAEHELRVAQTEFDRQAEVTRLLLEGISSTHVNHLRCLHEFVEAQTAYYNQCHRVMQDLQKELGSSHADAFSSSFGRNPGSSPDPVASASSPTASETDVLQIEEVQPPASGTRKAKVLYDYDAADTSEMSLLADELITVYTVPGMDSDWLVGERGNQKGKVPVTYLELLS
- the sh3glb2a gene encoding endophilin-B2a isoform X10, which codes for MDFSVKKLASDAGVFFSRAVQFTQENLGQAEKTELDAHFENLLARADCTKNWTEKIFRQTEYLLQPNPIDHTGARIEEFLYEKLDRKVPSRPTNAELLGQYMLEAAKDFGPGTPYGSTLIKVGECQQRLGGAEREFLQTSAISFLTPLRNFLEGDWRTISKERRLLENRRLDLDACKARVKKAKAAETKAAAVPDFQETRPRNYVLSASASALWTEEVDKAEHELRVAQTEFDRQAEVTRLLLEGISSTHVNHLRCLHEFVEAQTAYYNQCHRVMQDLQKELGRFSSSFGRNPGSSPDPVASASSPTASETDVLQIEEVQPPASGTRKAKVLYDYDAADTSEMSLLADELITVYTVPGMDSDWLVGERGNQKGKVPVTYLELLS
- the sh3glb2a gene encoding endophilin-B2a isoform X9, with product MDFSVKKLASDAGVFFSRAVQFTQENLGQAEKTELDAHFENLLARADCTKNWTEKIFRQTEYLLQPNPSARIEEFLYEKLDRKVPSRPTNAELLGQYMLEAAKDFGPGTPYGSTLIKVGECQQRLGGAEREFLQTSAISFLTPLRNFLEGDWRTISKERRLLENRRLDLDACKARVKKAKAAETKAAAVPDFQETRPRNYVLSASASALWTEEVDKAEHELRVAQTEFDRQAEVTRLLLEGISSTHVNHLRCLHEFVEAQTAYYNQCHRVMQDLQKELGSSHADAFSSSFGRNPGSSPDPVASASSPTASETDVLQIEEVQPPASGTRKAKVLYDYDAADTSEMSLLADELITVYTVPGMDSDWLVGERGNQKGKVPVTYLELLS